The Hypanus sabinus isolate sHypSab1 chromosome 7, sHypSab1.hap1, whole genome shotgun sequence region AGTTGATTCTGAACATATATAGCTTCTGTCGACGTGCGAAAGTTTGCGTGACAAATACTCGGGGAAACAATTCTGGAAGTCTCTTCTACCCCCACCTTCTAAGGTCAGGTTCAAGCTCTCACTGTTTGAGTTCCAAAGCCCAGACGTGCTGCGGCCAACCAGTCCTTCCTTTTGTTTTCTTGTCGCTGCTGCTGACTGTATTCTTCAGAACTTCATTCTGCCAAATCCCAGCAAAGTAAAACGCAAGACGATTATTTATGATGCAGCTCTAGACTTAGTTGTATTTTTGCTTTCAAACAGAAACGCGCATTACCCGCTCACAAAATATTCACGCACAAGGGAGGGAAGTGGATGAATGGGGGTTGGTGGTGGTGGAAATTAAGACGTTTTAAGCAATTACGCTTTAGTTTCAGCTTGTATTGAATTCCCAGGAAACATACTTTTCGAAAATGGAGTCTGCTGCTATGACTGAGAACCATATACTTCTGGTTTTCAGATAATATGTGTTTTTTGAATAAACACAACCACATTTAGCCTATGACCTGGTCGTTTCGCCAGATTTTCTCCCCCAGTGTTAATAAGCTTTCCCCCTGGAACCTCGTTAGTATCAGAAGGCAAAATGTTCTTTTCTCTCTAATGATTATGTTTGTTAGTAATTCAAAAAGGCCGCTAAATAAAAATTTCATTGATTAGGTGACTGTTCGAAGGTACAAAAGAGTGCCAATTTCAAATAATCTGTCAATACACAAACTTCTTAAAACTCAGTTGGATGTTGTGCAGAACTCGAGGGCCGTTGTTCAAAATCTGCAAACTTTCCAGTTCTTGCGCTTTATTTACACGTCGGTAAATGGGGAGAGATGGTAGCGATGTAATATTACCCAGGCTTCGCAGGCCAACACAATGGAACTCGGGGCAGTGCATGCAGTTATTTCGCCTTAAAGCAAATTCCTGTTGCACTCTCGATTCTATCGCCACGACGCTGACGTGCGAGCAAACCGAACCACACAAGTATCTTGTACCCTCGACATTTTATTTGAATTTTAATTGAACAAAATCGACTAAATAATGGTTCATGAATAAGATTGGGGGTTGATTTTACTAGTTGGGAAATTAAACATAAGCAAAAGTAGTTCCCCCCAAAAATAGCAATGCAGCCACTAAACTAGAAAAAGTGCGCTTTTAAAAAAGATGCAAATGTAGAAGAAAAAGACAGCGTTCTGAATTGATCTTACCAACTCTCGCTTCCTCTTTTCCTCCTTAACATCCACCTTTTTGATTTCCGCTTTGAAGGCCTCCGTCTCTCCATTCTGGTCATCCTTCGCCAGGAGGTCCATGAGGTAGGCGATGTAGCTGGTGGCTAGACGCAAGGTTTTGATCTTGGACAGCTTGGTGTCCGCGGGCACGTTGGGGATGCACTCCCGTAGCTCGGCGAAGGCGCTGTTGATGCTCTGAGTCCTGCGCCTCTCCTTGCGGTTAGCCGTGCCCCTGCGCTTGGTCGGTCGGCctcccgccgccgccgccgccgccactGCCGACGAAACACCCCCGTACGACGTGTGATCGAGGCCCCCGCCGCCGTTCGCGTACTCGGGGCTGTAGTTGGGCGCCATCGTGTAATCGGGGGGAGACATCTCGGCATGACTGATGAGCCAACCGTGGAAGTATGGGCTCTCTTCATGACAGCGGCTGGCGGCCGCCGCAGCTGCCGCGGCGGCGAACGGATAACCATCGTGTACCACAGGGTGATGAGGAAATCCTCCAACTAAACTCATCTTTCGGTTGTACGCCACCCTTCagtttccttcctctccctctctccacaatTTATTGAATGAAGATTAAACGGCAGTTTAAAAGTATCAAAGGTGTGGAATAATTTGCAATGTCGCTACGGTTTTTGTTTATTCGCCTCTTTTCGTTATTTGATGTTGAAGTAACAAACAGGCTCTAATGAAGGatttttagtgttttttttaaatatcgcGGTGCTTTACTTACAATCAACTTCCTCCATTGTGCGGTCTCTCCGCGGACTTGATTCTTTGCCTTAAATAACTGTCACTTACaacaaaaaaaatcttctttGAAGAGAGTGTAGTGGGCTCCACAATGCTTACAAGCAACATCAAAAAAGTACACAACACACGCATGCATGCACACAGCAATCTTCTTCAGAcgaactggggaaaaaaaaactatgtaccggcttctgtttctctttctctctctcttactaacgcacgaaaaaaaaaacaaactttatCAGTAACGGTGCTCCAATATTTTTTTGATCCAGTCACCACTAAACAGGACAGCAGCAGAATTTTCCGAATTTGATCTCCATGTAAAGCTACATCTTTAGGGTAGCTTGGGTTAATATATGTCGTCAGAGCACCCAGGAGCCAATGAGAGTGCAGAAGGGGCGGGCCTGTAAGAGCAACACTAGAAGTTCTCCTGACTGTTTACTTTTCTAATTGTTCGAGGCTCACATTTGGATTGGCTTGAAATTTCTTTTACATCATGAAAttaacaatgtgcaaaaaaaatctcGTAAACAGGTATTCTTCGCACACATCTTGAAAGATTGTTTCTGGAAAGGTCGTTAAAAGATAACTGTAATTTctatcccctcccccaacaaGAGTCCGGCGACAGCAGTCTAACTATTgcttgaagactgacacaaaacctGTAAGCATATTAATGTGTAAATATGTATATGAGATGTTGAGCAAACAGCTTTATTTTTCCAATCTTGTTCTCGCCTTCCCTTTAATAAAATACAATCGGTCGATCAAACATTGAAGTAACTTACCATAGTCTTGCAGTACCCTGCACTTTCCTTTTAACCGTTTGATATATCGCGTGTtgcaaatggattttttttttgctgatcgTTTTAGCACTACGATGTCAGATCAAATTCAGCATGGTCCGATTTAAAATCTATCTGATCCGATTTAAAATCTATGATTAAAGCTGACATGGTATCTTATCACAAAACTAACGTTAACTTAAGGTAAAATCTTATTCAGTTTCTTGAGGAAAGTAAGCTATAAATATTATGAGTACATTTATATATAGAGGAAATAAGTAATATTTTTCTAGGTAACACATGGAGTCAGTAAGTATAGCTCTATAGTTACAATACTTTGGAACCAGCATTTTCTTTCATAGTTTGAAATTAAGCCCATTAAGTTGGGCCACATGCGAATCTTAAttattttattaaaaataaagttaatgtATTTTGAATATAAAACAACTGATACAGAATGTGTAAAATTGTAAGACaatatatatttaattttttcttccaCATTTTCAGGCGGGTCGAGCCTAAAGCAACCAAACAAGGCAGAAAAAATACTGGAAAAGGAATCTGTATGAAATTGAGATGGAATGGCTTTTTGTTTGATAACTATCCATTATAATTCATAATTGTTAACCACTGTAGATGTAAATACAGCTATCGCTTTGGACAAGGATGGCTGTATTTTAGAAAAGGATggctgtatttaaaaaaaaaacaggcaggGTATGAAAAATAACCAGTGAAATTGGTTATAGCGGATATGAAAGTACTGCAATACAGATGGACATGCAATAATCATTTCTGGCTTGTCCAACC contains the following coding sequences:
- the hand2 gene encoding heart- and neural crest derivatives-expressed protein 2; this encodes MSLVGGFPHHPVVHDGYPFAAAAAAAAASRCHEESPYFHGWLISHAEMSPPDYTMAPNYSPEYANGGGGLDHTSYGGVSSAVAAAAAAGGRPTKRRGTANRKERRRTQSINSAFAELRECIPNVPADTKLSKIKTLRLATSYIAYLMDLLAKDDQNGETEAFKAEIKKVDVKEEKRKRELNEVLKNTVSSSDKKTKGRTGWPQHVWALELKQ